The following proteins are co-located in the Mus pahari chromosome 14, PAHARI_EIJ_v1.1, whole genome shotgun sequence genome:
- the Git1 gene encoding ARF GTPase-activating protein GIT1 isoform X2: MSRKGPRAEVCADCSAPDPGWASISRGVLVCDECCSVHRSLGRHISIVKHLRHSAWPPTLLQMVHTLASNGANSIWEHSLLDPAQVQSGRRKANPQDKVHPIKSEFIRAKYQMLAFVHKLPCRDDDGVTAKDLSKQLHSSVRTGNLETCLRLLSLGAQANFFHPEKGTTPLHVAAKAGQTLQAELLVVYGADPGSPDVNGRTPIDYARQAGHHELAERLVECQYELTDRLAFYLCGRKPDHKNGHYIIPQMADSLDLSELAKAAKKKLQALSNRLFEELAMDVYDEVDRRENDAVWLATQNHSTLVTERSAVPFLPVNPEYSATRNQGRQKLARFNAREFATLIIDILSEAKRRQQGKSLSSPTDNLELSARSQSELDDQHDYDSVASDEDTDQEPLPSAGATRNNRARSMDSSDLSDGAVTLQEYLELKKALATSEAKVQQLMKVNSSLSDELRRLQREIHKLQAENLQLRQPPGPVPPPSLPSERAEHTLMGPGGSTHRRDRQAFSMYEPGSALKPFGGAPGDELATRLQPFHSTELEDDAIYSVHVPASLYRIRKGVSASSVPFTPSSPLLSCSQEGSRHASKLSRHGSGADSDYENTQSGDPLLGLEGKRFLELSKEDELHPELESLDGDLDPGLPSTEDVILKTEQVTKNIQELLRAAQEFKHDSFVPCSEKIHLAVTEMASLFPKRPALEPVRSSLRLLNASAYRLQSECRKTVPPEPGAPVDFQLLTQQVIQCAYDIAKAAKQLVTITTREKKQ; the protein is encoded by the exons ACCCTGGCTGGGCATCTATCAGCAGAGGTGTGCTGGTTTGCGACGAGTGCTGCAGTGTGCACAGGAGCCTGGGACGACACATCTCCATTGTCAAGCACCTGCGCCACAGCGCCTGGCCTCCTACACTGCTCCAG ATGGTGCACACGCTTGCCAGCAACGGGGCCAACTCCATCTGGGAGCACTCCCTGCTGGACCCTGCGCAAGTGCAAAGTGGCCGGCGCAAAGCCAACCCCCAAGACAAAGTCCA CCCCATCAAGTCAGAGTTCATCAGGGCAAAGTACCAGATGCTGGCGTTTGTGCACAAGCTTCCCTGCCGTGATGATGATGGGGTCACCGCCAAAGACCTCAGCAAG CAACTGCACTCGAGTGTGCGAACAGGCAACTTGGAAACATGTCTGCGCCTGCTTTCCTTGGGTGCCCAGGCCAACTTTTTTCACCCAGAAAAGGGCACTACACCTCTACACGTGGCCGCCAAGGCAGGGCAGACACTGCAGGCTGAGCTGCTGGTAGTGTATGGGGCTGACCCCGGGTCTCCTGATGTCAATGGCCGCACACCCATCGACTATGCCAG GCAGGCGGGGCACCATGAACTGGCAGAAAGGCTAGTTGAGTGCCAGTATGAGCTCACTGACCGGTTGGCCTTCTATCTCTGTGGACGAAAGCCTG atCACAAGAATGGGCATTACATCATCCCACAGATGGCTGACAG CTTGGATCTGTCTGAattggccaaagctgccaagaaGAAGCTGCAAGCA CTCAGCAACCGGCTTTTTGAGGAACTTGCCATGGATGTGTATGATGAGGTGGATCGGAGAGAAAATGATGCTG tgTGGCTAGCTACCCAAAATCATAGCACCCTGGTAACAGAGCGCAGTGCTGTGCCCTTCCTGCCAGTCAACCCTGAATACTCAGCCACTCGGAATCAG GGACGACAGAAATTGGCCCGTTTTAATGCCCGAGAGTTTGCCACCTTAATCATCGACATTCTCAGTGAGGCCAAACGGAGGCAGCAGGGCAAGAGTCTAAGCAGCCCCACAG ACAACCTCGAGCTGTCTGCACGGAGCCAGAGTGAGCTGGACGACCAGCACGACTACGATAGTGTGGCTTCCGACGAAGACACGGACCAGGAGCCCTTGCCCAGTGCAGGCGCCACGCGGAACAACCGTGCCAGG AGCATGGACTCCTCAGATCTGTCCGATGGGGCTGTGACGCTGCAGGAGTACCTGGAGCTGAAGAAGGCTCTGGCTACCTCCGAGGCCAAGGTGCAGCAGCTCATGAAGGTCAACAGCAGTCTGAGCGACGAGCTGCGGCGGCTGCAGAGGGAGATCCACAAACTGCAGGCAGAGAACCTGCAGCTCCGGCAGCCACCAGGACCAGTGCCTCCACCCTCACTTCCCAGTGAACGGGCAGAACACACCCTCATGGGGCCTGGTGGAAGTACCCACCGCAGGGACCGCCAGGCCTTCTCTATGTATGAGCCAGGCTCTGCATTGAAGCCCTTTGGAGGTGCACCTGGGGACGAGCTCGCCACACGGCTCCAGCCTTTCCACAGCACA GAGCTGGAAGATGATGCCATCTATTCAGTGCATGTCCCTGCCAGCCTTTATCGG ATCCGGAAGGGGGTGTCTGCCTCTTCTGTGCCCttcactccctcctccccactgctaTCCTGCTCCCAAGAAGGAAGTCGTCACGCG agCAAGCTCTCACGCCATGGCAGTGGTGCGGACAGTGACTATGAGAACACACAGAGTGGGGACCCTCTGCTTGG GCTTGAAGGGAAGCGATTCCTAGAGCTGAGCAAGGAGGATGAGCTGCACCCTGAGCTGGAGAGCTTAGATGGAGACCTAGACCCCGGGCTCCCCAGCACCGAAGACGTCATCCTAAAGACAGAGCAGGTCACCAAGAACATTCAGGAACTATTGCGGGCAGCCCAGGAGTTCAAACATGACAG CTTTGTGCCCTGTTCAGAAAAGATCCATTTGGCTGTGACTGAGAtggcttctctcttcccaaaG AGACCAGCCCTGGAGCCTGTGCGCAGTTCACTGCGGCTGCTCAACGCCAGCGCCTACCGGCTGCAGAGCGAGTGCCGGAAGACAGTGCCTCCAGAGCCTGGCGCCCCCGTGGACTTCCAGCTGCTGACTCAGCAGGTGATCCAGTGCGCCTATGACATCGCCAAGGCTGC
- the Git1 gene encoding ARF GTPase-activating protein GIT1 isoform X1, whose product MSRKGPRAEVCADCSAPDPGWASISRGVLVCDECCSVHRSLGRHISIVKHLRHSAWPPTLLQMVHTLASNGANSIWEHSLLDPAQVQSGRRKANPQDKVHPIKSEFIRAKYQMLAFVHKLPCRDDDGVTAKDLSKQLHSSVRTGNLETCLRLLSLGAQANFFHPEKGTTPLHVAAKAGQTLQAELLVVYGADPGSPDVNGRTPIDYARQAGHHELAERLVECQYELTDRLAFYLCGRKPDHKNGHYIIPQMADRSRQKCMSQSLDLSELAKAAKKKLQALSNRLFEELAMDVYDEVDRRENDAVWLATQNHSTLVTERSAVPFLPVNPEYSATRNQGRQKLARFNAREFATLIIDILSEAKRRQQGKSLSSPTDNLELSARSQSELDDQHDYDSVASDEDTDQEPLPSAGATRNNRARSMDSSDLSDGAVTLQEYLELKKALATSEAKVQQLMKVNSSLSDELRRLQREIHKLQAENLQLRQPPGPVPPPSLPSERAEHTLMGPGGSTHRRDRQAFSMYEPGSALKPFGGAPGDELATRLQPFHSTELEDDAIYSVHVPASLYRIRKGVSASSVPFTPSSPLLSCSQEGSRHASKLSRHGSGADSDYENTQSGDPLLGLEGKRFLELSKEDELHPELESLDGDLDPGLPSTEDVILKTEQVTKNIQELLRAAQEFKHDSFVPCSEKIHLAVTEMASLFPKRPALEPVRSSLRLLNASAYRLQSECRKTVPPEPGAPVDFQLLTQQVIQCAYDIAKAAKQLVTITTREKKQ is encoded by the exons ACCCTGGCTGGGCATCTATCAGCAGAGGTGTGCTGGTTTGCGACGAGTGCTGCAGTGTGCACAGGAGCCTGGGACGACACATCTCCATTGTCAAGCACCTGCGCCACAGCGCCTGGCCTCCTACACTGCTCCAG ATGGTGCACACGCTTGCCAGCAACGGGGCCAACTCCATCTGGGAGCACTCCCTGCTGGACCCTGCGCAAGTGCAAAGTGGCCGGCGCAAAGCCAACCCCCAAGACAAAGTCCA CCCCATCAAGTCAGAGTTCATCAGGGCAAAGTACCAGATGCTGGCGTTTGTGCACAAGCTTCCCTGCCGTGATGATGATGGGGTCACCGCCAAAGACCTCAGCAAG CAACTGCACTCGAGTGTGCGAACAGGCAACTTGGAAACATGTCTGCGCCTGCTTTCCTTGGGTGCCCAGGCCAACTTTTTTCACCCAGAAAAGGGCACTACACCTCTACACGTGGCCGCCAAGGCAGGGCAGACACTGCAGGCTGAGCTGCTGGTAGTGTATGGGGCTGACCCCGGGTCTCCTGATGTCAATGGCCGCACACCCATCGACTATGCCAG GCAGGCGGGGCACCATGAACTGGCAGAAAGGCTAGTTGAGTGCCAGTATGAGCTCACTGACCGGTTGGCCTTCTATCTCTGTGGACGAAAGCCTG atCACAAGAATGGGCATTACATCATCCCACAGATGGCTGACAG ATCTCGGCAAAAGTGCATGTCTCAGAG CTTGGATCTGTCTGAattggccaaagctgccaagaaGAAGCTGCAAGCA CTCAGCAACCGGCTTTTTGAGGAACTTGCCATGGATGTGTATGATGAGGTGGATCGGAGAGAAAATGATGCTG tgTGGCTAGCTACCCAAAATCATAGCACCCTGGTAACAGAGCGCAGTGCTGTGCCCTTCCTGCCAGTCAACCCTGAATACTCAGCCACTCGGAATCAG GGACGACAGAAATTGGCCCGTTTTAATGCCCGAGAGTTTGCCACCTTAATCATCGACATTCTCAGTGAGGCCAAACGGAGGCAGCAGGGCAAGAGTCTAAGCAGCCCCACAG ACAACCTCGAGCTGTCTGCACGGAGCCAGAGTGAGCTGGACGACCAGCACGACTACGATAGTGTGGCTTCCGACGAAGACACGGACCAGGAGCCCTTGCCCAGTGCAGGCGCCACGCGGAACAACCGTGCCAGG AGCATGGACTCCTCAGATCTGTCCGATGGGGCTGTGACGCTGCAGGAGTACCTGGAGCTGAAGAAGGCTCTGGCTACCTCCGAGGCCAAGGTGCAGCAGCTCATGAAGGTCAACAGCAGTCTGAGCGACGAGCTGCGGCGGCTGCAGAGGGAGATCCACAAACTGCAGGCAGAGAACCTGCAGCTCCGGCAGCCACCAGGACCAGTGCCTCCACCCTCACTTCCCAGTGAACGGGCAGAACACACCCTCATGGGGCCTGGTGGAAGTACCCACCGCAGGGACCGCCAGGCCTTCTCTATGTATGAGCCAGGCTCTGCATTGAAGCCCTTTGGAGGTGCACCTGGGGACGAGCTCGCCACACGGCTCCAGCCTTTCCACAGCACA GAGCTGGAAGATGATGCCATCTATTCAGTGCATGTCCCTGCCAGCCTTTATCGG ATCCGGAAGGGGGTGTCTGCCTCTTCTGTGCCCttcactccctcctccccactgctaTCCTGCTCCCAAGAAGGAAGTCGTCACGCG agCAAGCTCTCACGCCATGGCAGTGGTGCGGACAGTGACTATGAGAACACACAGAGTGGGGACCCTCTGCTTGG GCTTGAAGGGAAGCGATTCCTAGAGCTGAGCAAGGAGGATGAGCTGCACCCTGAGCTGGAGAGCTTAGATGGAGACCTAGACCCCGGGCTCCCCAGCACCGAAGACGTCATCCTAAAGACAGAGCAGGTCACCAAGAACATTCAGGAACTATTGCGGGCAGCCCAGGAGTTCAAACATGACAG CTTTGTGCCCTGTTCAGAAAAGATCCATTTGGCTGTGACTGAGAtggcttctctcttcccaaaG AGACCAGCCCTGGAGCCTGTGCGCAGTTCACTGCGGCTGCTCAACGCCAGCGCCTACCGGCTGCAGAGCGAGTGCCGGAAGACAGTGCCTCCAGAGCCTGGCGCCCCCGTGGACTTCCAGCTGCTGACTCAGCAGGTGATCCAGTGCGCCTATGACATCGCCAAGGCTGC